From the genome of Primulina eburnea isolate SZY01 chromosome 12, ASM2296580v1, whole genome shotgun sequence, one region includes:
- the LOC140807053 gene encoding uncharacterized protein isoform X2 has translation MENSGSHKEMMVPPVEGVAGGGTAYGWGESGTQTPSLPTGLIDPLKIHSSELVHVWCIPSSANVGPQDMPRTLEPISLLAARNERESVQIALRPKVSWAGSSFAGTVQMQCSDLRSTFGDRLVAGESITVRRVVPILGVPDALVPLEVPVFQLTLFPGETTAIWVSIDVPTAQPPGQYEGELIITANRVDTESTAQCLGKDERHQMYRELRNCLDVMEPIDGKPLDEVVERVNSASSSLKKLLLSPSFSDFYSDNGSVDMMDEDAISNLSIRVKLSLTVWDFILPVTPSLPAVIGISDTVIEDRFGVEHGSSQWYEALDQHFKWLLQYKISPYFCRWGEGMRVLTYSCPWPADHPKSDEYFGDPRLAAYAVPCRPVVSCGDTAKDFLQREVEILRTKNHWRKAYFYLWDEPLNLEHYNAIRDMASEIHAYAPDARIMTTYYCGPSDAPLASNNFEAFVKVPEFLRPHTQIYCTSEWVIGNREDLAKDIIAEIQPENGEEWWTYVCMGPSDPHPNWHLGMRGTQHRAVMWRVWKEGGTGFLYWGANCYEKATVPSAEIRFRRGLPPGDGVLYYPGQVFSSSPEPVASLRLERLLSGLQDIEYLKYYSSRFGREEGLHLLERTGMYLGPERYTHDHMPIDIMRAEVFRTCQTESEF, from the exons GGAGCCATAAGGAGATGATGGTGCCACCTGTTGAAGGTGTTGCAGGAGGTGGGACGGCATATGGATGGGGTGAAAGTGGCACACAGACTCCAAGTTTACCAACGGGATTAATCGATCCACTGAAAATTCATTCTTCAGAATTAGTGCATGTATGGTGCATACCAAGCTCAGCAAACGTTGGGCCACAAGACATGCCTCGAACCTTAGAGCCT ATATCTCTTTTAGCAGCGAGAAATGAGAGGGAAAGTGTTCAAATAGCTTTACGCCCAAAAGTTTCATGGGCTGGATCCAGTTTTGCTGGAACTGTGCAGATGCAATGTAGTGATCTGCGTTCCACATTTGGTGATAG GTTAGTAGCTGGTGAGTCAATAACAGTAAGGCGTGTTGTGCCCATTTTAGGTGTTCCAGATGCTCTTGTCCCCCTTGAAGTGCCTGTGTTCCAGCTGACCCTGTTTCCTGG AGAAACAACTGCAATATGGGTTTCAATTGATGTACCGACTGCACAGCCCCCAGGTCAATATGAAGGAGAATTAATAATTACAGCTAACAGAGTTGACACAGA ATCTACTGCACAATGCCTGGGTAAAGATGAGAGACATCAAATGTACAGAGAATTAAGGAATTGTCTTGATGTCATGGAGCCAATTGATGGAAAACCACTGGATGAAGTG GTAGAACGAGTGAATTCTGCATCATCGTCTTTGAAAAAACTGCTTTTATCCCCATCATTTTCTGATTTTTATTCAGATAACGGGTCAGTAGACATGATGGATGAGGATGCCATTTCAAATCTTTCAATCCGGGTGAAGCTAAGTCTGACAGTGTGGGATTTCATTCTTCCTGTGACACCTTCTCTTCCAGCTGTTATTGGA ATATCTGATACAGTGATTGAGGACCGTTTTGGTGTTGAACATGGAAGCAGCCAGTGGTACGAGGCACTGGATCAACACTTCAAGTGGCTGCTTCAGTATAAAATCAGCCCGTATTTCTGCAGGTGGGGAGAAGGCATGCGAGTACTGACTTACAGCTGTCCCTGGCCTG CTGATCATCCCAAATCAGATGAGTATTTTGGTGATCCAAGGCTTGCAGCATACGCTGTGCCATGTAGGCCAGTAGTCTCATG TGGCGATACAGCAAAGGATTTTCTGCAAAGAGaagtcgagattttgagaacaAAGAATCATTGGAGAAAAGCTTATTTTTACTTGTGGGATGAG CCACTAAACCTTGAACATTACAATGCTATTCGTGACATGGCGAGTGAGATTCATGCTTATGCACCTGATGCCCGTATTATGACTACCTATTATTGTG GCCCAAGTGATGCACCCCTGGCTTCCAATAACTTTGAAGCTTTTGTTAAAGTTCCCGAGTTTCTTCGCCCTCACACTCAAATCTATTGCACAAG TGAATGGGTGATTGGCAACCGTGAAGATCTGGCGAAGGATATTATTGCGGAAATTCAACCTGAAAACGGTGAG GAGTGGTGGACTTATGTGTGCATGGGACCATCAGATCCTCATCCAAATTGGCATTTAGGGATGCGAGGCACACAACATCGTGCAGTAATGTGGCGTGTATGGAAAGAAGGTGGAACTGGCTTTCTGTATTGGGGTGCCAATTGCTATGAGAAGGCAACAGTTCCTAGTGCTGAG ATTCGGTTTAGGCGTGGCCTCCCTCCTGGTGACGGGGTTTTGTATTACCCTGGTCAGGTGTTCTCATCTTCACCGGAACCTGTTGCTTCACTACGACTAGAGCGGCTCTTAAGTGGCTTACAG GACATCGAGTACCTGAAATACTACTCCTCAAGATTTGGTAGGGAAGAAGGACTTCATCTTTTGGAAAGGACAGGAATGTACCTAGGCCCTGAGAGGTACACTCATGACCACATGCCAATAGATATTATGCGGGCTGAAGTTTTCCGGACTTGCCAAACTGAAAGTGAGTTTTGA